A window from Deinococcus aquiradiocola encodes these proteins:
- a CDS encoding DUF885 family protein, with the protein MNGLQHLVDRYLDLFARTRPVDATFMGLKGHDGQLPPSGSEAVRQEQAELTALLQDAEAAGLTPDTPADRLDLFLLRSQLRVTLREAQERPRQHNPAWYTGEAAFGLISLLLPGPQPTRAAAVTARLQAIPAFLEDGTRTLTPLNLPPDWVERARHEAAALEALLRRGLPLHPDWQADWADPAADAADAVQRFGTRLTPGTADPACGRAYLEFLMREAHALPFTAEEAEGLAAAAFGTLRADLEAMALQRDSGRSWREQLAALELQHPALDELPGTYRIWHERALDAAAPLMTPAREYGLNFEFLPAWAREAAGALYFLFYRSPAAQAPGTGSVYWIFPPGPDEDAYLRGQNVPFIKAVHAVHHGSVGHHTQNARARQAASRLARLGGTDGASGIAFLSAGTLIEGWACYAEDLLLEIPGFYTPAEELLLKQFEMRNAACCLADLRLHTGRWSLDEVRAFYRDEVGFAPGRVWAETTRNSIYPATRLMYWLGTRAIRALRAELPLQVQDFHDRLLSYGHAPVTWIAAELRRITAPQGVA; encoded by the coding sequence GTGAACGGCCTCCAGCATCTTGTCGACCGCTACCTGGACCTGTTCGCCCGGACGCGGCCGGTGGACGCCACCTTCATGGGCCTCAAGGGACACGACGGGCAGCTGCCCCCCAGCGGTTCCGAGGCGGTACGTCAGGAGCAGGCGGAGCTGACGGCCCTGCTGCAGGACGCCGAAGCGGCCGGACTGACCCCGGACACGCCCGCCGACCGTCTCGACCTGTTCCTGCTCCGATCGCAGCTCAGGGTCACACTCAGGGAAGCGCAGGAGAGGCCCCGGCAGCACAACCCGGCCTGGTACACCGGTGAGGCCGCGTTCGGACTCATCAGCCTGCTCCTGCCCGGCCCGCAGCCCACCAGGGCGGCAGCCGTCACGGCCCGCCTGCAGGCCATCCCGGCCTTTCTGGAGGACGGCACCCGGACCCTGACGCCGCTGAACCTGCCGCCCGACTGGGTCGAGCGGGCCCGGCACGAGGCCGCGGCGCTCGAAGCGCTCCTGCGGCGCGGGCTGCCACTGCACCCGGACTGGCAGGCGGACTGGGCCGACCCGGCGGCCGACGCGGCCGACGCCGTCCAGCGGTTCGGGACCAGGCTGACGCCCGGCACGGCCGATCCCGCCTGCGGCCGCGCGTACCTGGAGTTCCTGATGCGTGAGGCGCACGCCCTGCCGTTCACGGCCGAGGAGGCGGAAGGCCTCGCGGCAGCAGCGTTCGGGACCCTGCGCGCGGACCTCGAAGCGATGGCGCTGCAGCGCGACAGCGGCCGAAGCTGGCGCGAGCAGCTCGCCGCGCTCGAACTCCAGCACCCGGCCTTGGACGAACTGCCGGGCACCTACCGCATCTGGCACGAGCGCGCCCTGGACGCCGCCGCGCCGCTGATGACCCCGGCCCGCGAGTACGGCCTGAACTTCGAATTCCTGCCCGCCTGGGCGAGGGAGGCCGCGGGCGCCCTGTACTTCCTGTTCTACCGCTCGCCGGCCGCTCAGGCGCCGGGAACGGGAAGCGTGTACTGGATCTTCCCGCCCGGCCCGGACGAGGACGCCTACCTGCGCGGTCAGAACGTTCCCTTCATCAAGGCAGTTCACGCGGTGCATCACGGGTCGGTCGGTCACCACACGCAGAACGCACGCGCCCGGCAGGCCGCGTCGCGGCTGGCACGGCTGGGCGGCACCGACGGTGCGAGCGGCATCGCCTTCCTGAGCGCCGGCACCCTCATCGAGGGGTGGGCCTGTTACGCCGAGGACCTCCTCCTCGAAATCCCCGGCTTCTACACGCCTGCCGAGGAACTGCTGCTCAAGCAGTTTGAGATGAGAAACGCCGCCTGCTGCCTGGCGGACCTGCGCCTGCACACCGGCCGCTGGAGCCTCGACGAAGTCCGGGCCTTCTACCGCGACGAGGTGGGATTCGCGCCGGGCCGCGTGTGGGCCGAAACCACGCGCAACAGCATCTATCCCGCCACCCGCCTGATGTACTGGCTGGGCACGCGGGCCATCCGGGCGTTACGCGCCGAGCTTCCCCTGCAGGTCCAGGACTTTCACGACCGGCTGCTGTCGTACGGCCACGCCCCGGTGACGTGGATTGCCGCGGAACTTCGCCGGATTACCGCCCCACAAGGAGTAGCATGA
- a CDS encoding Gfo/Idh/MocA family protein, producing MSGPARLGVGVIGAHAWAEQAHLPGYHAYERAELVAICDTVPERAEAMARKFGVRKVYTDAQQLIDDPDVQMVDVCTPTDTHLPLSLAAIRAGKHVISEKPLAHDAADAFMAARLADEHGVRTKLGFTFRYSPAIRQIHRWIRDGTLGELFHVHGLEQNSQFLDPTYPLRQVPADADWSALIPSSVVGYGSHLLDLVRWCAGEYRSVIGSMHNYVPQRLVRGYDGPQRIPVEDGTVALAEFASGAQGILQTSYIAVGNYPGVELRVYGSRGAAVARLVEEGGVAETLHFATPDAVEFRKIDLPDTAYPPGTTLHTPWPELYYRNLIRHWVDEILDDRPGECTFFDGAKSQETVNAIVRSHLERRWVDLPTGPERPVTAP from the coding sequence GTGAGCGGCCCGGCACGGCTGGGCGTCGGCGTGATCGGCGCGCACGCGTGGGCCGAGCAGGCGCACCTGCCGGGGTATCACGCCTACGAACGCGCGGAACTGGTCGCGATCTGCGACACCGTTCCGGAACGTGCCGAGGCGATGGCGCGGAAGTTCGGCGTCCGCAAGGTCTACACCGACGCACAGCAGCTCATCGATGATCCCGACGTGCAGATGGTGGACGTGTGCACGCCGACCGATACGCACCTGCCGCTCAGCCTGGCCGCCATCCGGGCCGGCAAGCACGTGATCAGCGAGAAACCGCTGGCGCACGACGCGGCAGACGCGTTCATGGCCGCACGGCTGGCCGACGAGCACGGGGTACGGACGAAGCTCGGTTTCACGTTCCGCTACTCGCCTGCCATCCGGCAGATTCACCGGTGGATCCGGGACGGAACGCTCGGCGAGCTCTTTCACGTGCACGGCCTGGAGCAGAACTCGCAGTTCCTCGATCCGACCTACCCGCTGCGGCAGGTTCCGGCGGACGCCGACTGGAGTGCCCTGATTCCCTCGTCGGTCGTGGGGTACGGCTCGCACCTTCTGGACCTGGTGCGCTGGTGCGCCGGGGAGTACCGCAGCGTGATCGGCAGCATGCACAACTACGTTCCGCAGCGGCTGGTGCGCGGCTACGACGGCCCGCAGCGGATCCCGGTGGAGGACGGGACGGTGGCGCTGGCCGAATTCGCGAGCGGCGCCCAGGGCATCCTGCAGACCTCGTACATCGCCGTGGGCAACTACCCCGGCGTGGAACTGCGCGTGTACGGCAGCCGCGGCGCGGCCGTCGCGCGACTGGTCGAGGAGGGCGGGGTGGCGGAGACGCTGCATTTCGCCACGCCGGACGCCGTGGAGTTCAGGAAGATCGACCTGCCGGACACGGCCTACCCGCCCGGCACCACCCTGCACACGCCCTGGCCGGAACTGTACTACCGGAACCTGATCCGCCACTGGGTCGACGAGATCCTCGACGACCGGCCGGGCGAGTGCACCTTCTTCGACGGCGCGAAGAGCCAGGAGACCGTGAACGCCATCGTGCGGTCCCACCTCGAACGGCGCTGGGTGGACCTGCCGACCGGCCCGGAGCGCCCGGTGACAGCGCCGTGA
- a CDS encoding ketopantoate reductase family protein, protein MKITILGAGAIGGLAGAYMAAAGHDVTLVDRWAEHIDAIKRHGITVDGVRGDLHFDVNALHPAELQGPLEAVLIATKSQHTLEALESVLPLFGPDTFVVSYQNGFNEHAIAERLTQAGLGGLERVIGSIPNYGGALVDPGHLEFVHEGAIQLGEMTGGRTPRLQALADRLSALTEVQLSDNIWGQIWAKEVYSAQVVFSALVNAPIRETLGVERYARVAGAVVREALEIAEANGITVEAFDFFDPANYRPRTPAETQRLLDNINHAVWLLKKDQKPDAHVFRKQGSGIWWDIVYRNRPSEVRSSNGKLVEYAAKVGADARLNARLCEMIYEIEDGQRQLGFHNYDELEAYVTALGKALP, encoded by the coding sequence ATGAAGATCACCATCCTTGGAGCGGGAGCCATCGGCGGGCTCGCCGGGGCCTACATGGCAGCGGCCGGCCATGACGTCACCCTGGTCGACCGCTGGGCCGAACACATCGACGCCATCAAACGGCACGGGATCACGGTGGACGGGGTACGGGGCGACCTGCACTTCGACGTGAACGCCCTGCACCCGGCCGAACTGCAGGGACCGCTGGAAGCCGTCCTGATCGCCACGAAGAGCCAGCACACCCTCGAAGCCCTGGAGAGCGTCCTGCCGCTCTTCGGACCGGACACCTTCGTGGTGTCGTACCAGAACGGCTTCAACGAACACGCCATCGCCGAACGGCTGACGCAGGCGGGCCTGGGCGGGCTGGAACGCGTGATCGGGTCCATTCCGAACTACGGTGGGGCGCTCGTCGATCCCGGCCACCTGGAGTTCGTGCACGAGGGCGCCATTCAGCTCGGCGAGATGACCGGCGGCCGGACGCCTCGCCTGCAGGCCCTGGCCGACCGGCTCTCCGCCCTGACGGAGGTGCAGCTCTCGGACAACATCTGGGGTCAGATCTGGGCGAAGGAAGTCTACAGTGCCCAGGTGGTGTTCAGCGCCCTCGTGAACGCCCCGATCCGTGAGACGCTGGGCGTGGAACGCTACGCCCGCGTGGCCGGTGCCGTCGTCCGGGAGGCGCTGGAGATCGCCGAGGCGAACGGTATCACGGTCGAGGCGTTCGACTTCTTCGACCCGGCGAACTACAGGCCGCGCACGCCTGCCGAGACGCAGCGCCTGCTCGACAACATCAATCACGCGGTGTGGCTGCTGAAGAAGGACCAGAAACCGGACGCGCACGTCTTCAGGAAGCAGGGCAGCGGCATCTGGTGGGACATCGTGTACCGCAACAGGCCGTCGGAGGTCCGGTCGAGCAACGGCAAACTCGTCGAGTACGCCGCGAAGGTCGGCGCCGACGCGCGCCTGAACGCCCGGCTGTGCGAGATGATCTACGAGATCGAGGACGGGCAGCGTCAGCTGGGCTTCCACAACTACGACGAGCTGGAAGCGTACGTGACGGCGCTCGGCAAGGCGCTGCCGTGA
- the opp4C gene encoding oligopeptide ABC transporter permease: MNDVLVSRPVPRKPAVGFWPLLVRRFLRHRLAVLGLIVLLLLALLALLAPLIAPYSFDGQDLSIIGQPQPPSRAHLMGTDQLGRDAFTRVLYGARISMMVGLCSALLATGVGTLIGALAGYYRGLIDTVLMRFTDVVLCIPLLPLVIVLSGILRPSVPLLVCIVGGLSWMGTARLVRGQFLSLREREFVEASRALGGRDNRIMFRHILPNAVGPIIVSTTLSVGGAIMLESALSFLGLGVQPPTPTWGNLLNYASQWLTGAPWLALFPGLMILITVLSVNFLGDGLRDAFDPRN, translated from the coding sequence ATGAATGACGTTCTGGTCTCGCGGCCCGTCCCGCGGAAACCGGCCGTGGGGTTCTGGCCGCTGCTGGTCCGGCGCTTCCTGCGGCACAGGCTGGCGGTGCTGGGACTGATCGTGCTGCTGCTGCTGGCCCTGCTGGCCCTGCTGGCGCCGCTCATCGCGCCCTACAGCTTCGACGGGCAGGACCTGTCGATCATCGGTCAACCTCAGCCGCCCAGCCGCGCGCACCTGATGGGTACCGATCAGCTCGGCCGCGACGCGTTCACCCGCGTGCTGTACGGGGCGCGCATCTCGATGATGGTGGGCCTGTGCAGCGCGCTGCTGGCCACCGGCGTCGGCACGCTGATCGGCGCCCTGGCCGGTTACTACCGGGGGCTGATCGACACGGTCCTGATGCGTTTCACGGATGTCGTGCTGTGCATTCCGCTGCTGCCGCTGGTGATCGTGCTCTCGGGCATCCTGCGGCCCAGCGTGCCCCTGCTGGTGTGCATCGTGGGCGGGCTGAGCTGGATGGGCACGGCCCGGCTGGTGCGCGGACAGTTCCTGAGCCTGCGCGAACGGGAGTTCGTGGAAGCGTCGCGTGCCCTGGGAGGACGCGACAACCGCATCATGTTCCGGCACATCCTGCCGAACGCGGTCGGCCCGATCATCGTCTCGACAACCCTTTCGGTCGGCGGGGCGATCATGCTCGAAAGTGCCCTGTCGTTCCTGGGCCTGGGGGTCCAGCCGCCCACGCCCACCTGGGGAAACCTCCTGAACTACGCCAGTCAGTGGCTGACGGGCGCGCCGTGGCTGGCGCTGTTTCCCGGCCTGATGATCCTGATCACGGTGCTGTCCGTCAACTTTCTCGGCGACGGACTGCGCGACGCGTTCGACCCGCGCAACTGA
- a CDS encoding ABC transporter permease, whose amino-acid sequence MSFSYLVKRLVGMLPLLIGVSLILFGVLHLAPGGPLDVYADNPSVTQEALDQMRQAFGLDKPLPVQYASWVLAFFQGEWGFSIRTAQPVVQEILDRLPATLLLSGSAFVVALLIAIPLGVLSATRRYTGVDYLITLLSFLGISMPVFWLALMLQLLLSVQLHLLPSAGMQTIGDGSLPDLLRHLALPTFILAFASVAGWSRYMRASMVEVMGQDYVRTARAKGVPARRVTYAHALRNALIPVVTVVALDFASILSGAVITETIFAWPGIGRLFIDSMNGRDYPVLLAVLMIGSFALIVSNLLADLAYAAIDPRIRYE is encoded by the coding sequence GTGAGTTTCTCCTACCTCGTCAAACGCCTCGTGGGGATGCTGCCGCTCCTGATCGGCGTGTCGCTGATCCTGTTCGGGGTGCTGCACCTGGCCCCCGGAGGCCCGCTCGACGTCTACGCCGACAACCCGTCGGTGACGCAGGAAGCCCTCGACCAGATGAGGCAGGCCTTCGGGCTCGACAAGCCGCTGCCCGTCCAGTACGCCTCGTGGGTGCTGGCCTTCTTCCAGGGCGAGTGGGGGTTCAGCATCCGGACCGCGCAGCCGGTGGTGCAGGAAATCCTCGACCGCCTGCCCGCCACCCTGCTGCTCAGCGGCAGCGCCTTCGTGGTGGCCCTGCTGATCGCCATTCCGCTCGGGGTGCTGAGCGCCACCCGCCGGTACACTGGCGTCGACTACCTGATCACGCTGCTGTCGTTCCTGGGGATCAGCATGCCGGTGTTCTGGCTGGCCCTGATGCTGCAGCTGCTGCTCTCGGTGCAGCTGCACCTGCTGCCCTCGGCAGGCATGCAGACCATTGGCGACGGCTCCCTGCCGGACCTGCTGCGGCACCTCGCGCTGCCCACCTTCATCCTCGCCTTCGCCTCGGTGGCCGGCTGGAGCCGGTACATGCGCGCCAGCATGGTCGAGGTGATGGGCCAGGACTACGTCCGTACCGCCCGCGCCAAGGGCGTACCGGCCCGGCGCGTCACGTACGCGCACGCCCTCCGGAACGCCCTGATTCCGGTCGTCACGGTCGTGGCCCTCGATTTCGCCAGCATCCTGTCGGGCGCCGTGATCACCGAGACCATCTTCGCCTGGCCGGGGATCGGGCGGCTCTTCATCGACTCGATGAACGGGCGCGACTATCCCGTGCTGCTCGCCGTGCTGATGATCGGCTCGTTCGCGCTGATCGTCAGCAACCTGCTGGCTGACCTCGCCTACGCGGCGATCGATCCGAGGATCCGCTATGAATGA
- a CDS encoding peptide ABC transporter substrate-binding protein: MGTVILLSGMAMAQQRGGTLTVGLGYDIDTLNVYSTGYLGDVQAAVVEGLLAPDSKARYVPVLATRVPTIQNGGIKVAPDGKSMVVTYTLRPGVKWSDGQPFTSADVKFTWEAVKNPKFIAESKDGTDDISSIDTPNPLTVVVNYKRVAPDFASTLFTFGILPKHTLDGKDLNTDTYNQQPLGTGPFKVTEYRKGQYVILDRNPFYWRKDSSGVQLPYLDRMVFKIIPDSNTMVTQLKSGEVQLAYGVPYSQVPQLDSQPGLQIVKNAVLSWQHLDFNFKGPAPLRDLNVRKAFAYAINKATVSRALGGYPTPIDTVVVPVFSYSNKLVPKYPYDPAKARQLLDAAGYKPGPDGIRVKDGQRLSFNIMVQAGRSTDEDAEQVIIASLKAIGVELKPDNKSGVAFRDARYKGGYDLFYSGWITAADPTYSVFFGSKGVNNGQGYSNPKVDALLNTAESTLDATARGKALRDFQTLLMQDLPSIPVTSNPSMIAVTDKLGGFVPNPTNMTNFVNTSGWYLKK; encoded by the coding sequence GTGGGTACCGTTATTCTGCTGAGCGGAATGGCAATGGCGCAGCAGCGCGGCGGGACGCTCACGGTCGGCCTCGGATACGACATCGACACCCTCAACGTGTACTCCACCGGGTACCTCGGTGACGTGCAGGCGGCCGTGGTCGAGGGCCTCCTCGCACCGGACAGCAAAGCCAGGTACGTGCCGGTCCTCGCGACCCGCGTCCCGACCATCCAGAACGGCGGCATCAAGGTCGCCCCGGACGGCAAGAGCATGGTCGTCACCTACACCCTGCGCCCGGGCGTGAAATGGTCCGACGGGCAGCCTTTCACCTCGGCCGACGTGAAATTCACCTGGGAAGCCGTCAAGAACCCCAAATTCATCGCCGAGTCCAAGGACGGCACCGACGACATCAGCTCGATCGACACGCCCAATCCGCTGACAGTGGTCGTGAACTACAAACGGGTCGCGCCGGACTTCGCCAGCACCCTGTTCACCTTCGGCATCCTGCCGAAACACACGCTGGACGGCAAGGACCTCAACACCGACACCTACAACCAGCAGCCGCTCGGGACCGGACCGTTCAAAGTCACGGAATACCGGAAAGGCCAGTACGTCATCCTCGACCGCAATCCCTTCTACTGGCGGAAAGACAGCTCGGGCGTGCAGCTGCCGTACCTCGACCGCATGGTCTTCAAGATCATTCCAGACAGCAACACCATGGTGACGCAGCTGAAGTCCGGCGAGGTGCAGCTCGCCTACGGCGTCCCGTACTCGCAGGTGCCGCAGCTCGACAGCCAGCCGGGCCTGCAGATCGTGAAGAACGCCGTCCTGTCCTGGCAGCACCTCGATTTCAACTTCAAGGGCCCGGCCCCGCTGCGTGACCTGAACGTCCGCAAGGCCTTCGCGTACGCCATCAACAAGGCCACCGTCAGCAGGGCGCTCGGCGGTTACCCGACCCCGATCGACACGGTCGTCGTGCCGGTCTTCTCGTACAGCAACAAACTGGTTCCCAAGTACCCCTACGACCCTGCCAAGGCCCGGCAGCTCCTCGACGCCGCCGGATACAAACCCGGCCCGGACGGCATCCGCGTCAAGGACGGCCAGCGGCTGAGCTTCAACATCATGGTGCAGGCCGGACGCAGCACCGATGAGGACGCCGAACAGGTGATCATCGCTTCCCTCAAAGCGATCGGGGTGGAACTCAAACCCGACAACAAGTCCGGCGTGGCGTTCCGCGACGCCCGCTACAAGGGCGGCTACGACCTGTTCTACAGCGGCTGGATCACCGCGGCTGATCCCACCTACAGCGTCTTCTTCGGCAGCAAGGGCGTGAACAACGGCCAGGGGTACAGCAACCCGAAAGTGGACGCCCTGCTGAACACCGCCGAGAGCACCCTCGACGCCACCGCACGCGGCAAGGCGCTCCGTGACTTCCAGACGCTGCTGATGCAGGACCTTCCGAGCATCCCCGTCACCAGCAACCCGTCCATGATCGCCGTGACCGACAAGCTGGGCGGGTTCGTGCCGAACCCCACCAACATGACCAACTTCGTGAACACCAGCGGCTGGTACCTGAAGAAGTGA